The following coding sequences lie in one Heyndrickxia oleronia genomic window:
- a CDS encoding mechanosensitive ion channel family protein: protein MEQITQVDQITDKITNFDWTNFSIDAGLFIIKIIIIYVVYKIIRAIGMKLIHGSFERYQRKNSVSAGRSKTLQNLVDSIFSYVLIFFLVITLLKQIGIDTTGIIAGAGIVGLAVGFGAQGLVSDIVTGFFLLLERQVDVDDYVTIGSFSGVVEQVGLRTTQIRSTDGTLIYLPNRQITTLSNHTRGNMQALVDFTVGNQLSIDQAMTVIQRECDKMAECEENIVEGPNVLGVQSIGSSEVVLRVIARTKNGTQAEIERKLRKIIKEAIDAELNKVESEN from the coding sequence ATGGAGCAAATAACGCAAGTGGATCAAATTACTGATAAAATAACCAACTTCGATTGGACAAACTTCTCCATCGATGCAGGATTATTTATTATTAAGATTATTATTATCTATGTTGTTTATAAGATTATTAGAGCAATTGGCATGAAACTCATACATGGAAGTTTTGAAAGATATCAACGCAAAAACAGTGTTTCAGCAGGCAGATCGAAAACATTACAAAATTTAGTGGATAGTATTTTTTCCTATGTTCTTATATTTTTCTTAGTCATTACCTTATTAAAGCAGATAGGCATAGATACAACGGGAATAATAGCTGGGGCAGGTATTGTAGGACTAGCTGTAGGTTTCGGTGCACAGGGACTTGTTAGTGATATTGTTACTGGTTTCTTTTTATTATTAGAAAGACAAGTGGATGTAGATGATTATGTGACAATTGGTAGCTTTTCAGGAGTAGTTGAGCAGGTCGGTTTACGTACAACACAAATTCGTTCTACGGATGGTACATTAATCTATTTACCTAATCGTCAAATTACAACGTTAAGTAATCATACGAGAGGGAATATGCAAGCACTAGTTGATTTTACTGTCGGGAATCAACTTTCCATTGATCAGGCAATGACGGTTATCCAAAGAGAATGTGACAAAATGGCTGAATGCGAAGAAAATATTGTTGAAGGACCAAATGTGCTCGGTGTTCAATCTATTGGGAGTTCAGAGGTTGTTCTTAGGGTAATCGCTAGAACAAAAAATGGCACACAGGCTGAAATCGAAAGAAAGCTTCGTAAAATCATTAAGGAAGCCATTGACGCTGAGCTTAATAAGGTAGAAAGTGAAAATTAA
- the mraY gene encoding phospho-N-acetylmuramoyl-pentapeptide-transferase codes for MLISFVPAAISFVSVTVLCPFLIIILKKLQLTQPIRKELPADHQLKKGTPLMTGSIFLVGIFVALLYKQNPLMIFLATTFMLFSFIGFLDDYWKASRQDPGGVSGKTKLVFQFLFTATLLFILVKYFQINPEIHLTQNFSIPLPSALYFFVIMFFIVGSANAINFTDGMDGLLGIVAIPTYFFFFFISERHEVQVFSLIMIACILGFLIYNIYPAKAFMGDTGSLAIGGSLAFLAVLEKVEILIPLLFIIYFAEQLSVILQVTYYKLTRKRIFRMTPIHFHFGLKYGWSENVIVTVFGFVSWISTFLSIMYWKFLM; via the coding sequence GTGCTTATTTCATTCGTTCCAGCAGCTATTTCTTTTGTTAGTGTCACTGTTTTGTGTCCATTTTTAATTATTATTTTAAAAAAATTACAATTAACTCAGCCGATAAGGAAGGAGCTACCAGCAGACCATCAGTTAAAGAAGGGAACCCCATTAATGACTGGGAGTATCTTTCTAGTGGGAATATTTGTTGCATTATTATATAAACAAAATCCACTTATGATATTTTTAGCGACTACCTTTATGCTGTTTAGTTTTATCGGTTTTTTAGATGACTATTGGAAAGCGTCCCGTCAGGATCCAGGCGGCGTTTCTGGAAAAACGAAATTAGTATTTCAATTTTTATTTACAGCGACATTATTATTTATTCTAGTCAAATATTTTCAGATCAATCCTGAGATTCACTTGACACAAAATTTCTCAATTCCTTTACCGAGTGCTCTCTATTTTTTTGTGATTATGTTTTTTATTGTTGGGTCTGCTAATGCGATAAATTTCACGGATGGGATGGATGGACTTCTTGGTATTGTTGCCATACCTACTTATTTTTTCTTCTTTTTCATTTCAGAACGGCATGAGGTGCAAGTTTTTTCATTAATTATGATTGCTTGTATTTTAGGTTTTCTTATTTATAATATTTATCCGGCAAAGGCATTTATGGGAGATACTGGTTCTTTAGCTATAGGAGGGTCCCTTGCTTTTCTTGCAGTGCTGGAAAAGGTGGAGATCTTAATTCCTTTACTTTTTATTATATACTTTGCAGAACAGTTATCCGTTATCTTACAGGTTACATATTATAAACTGACAAGAAAAAGAATCTTTCGGATGACACCTATCCATTTTCATTTCGGTTTAAAATATGGTTGGTCTGAGAATGTTATTGTTACAGTATTTGGATTTGTGTCATGGATATCCACTTTTCTTTCCATCATGTATTGGAAATTTTTAATGTAG
- a CDS encoding VWA domain-containing protein, translated as MHIDVKYPILFLLMIPVIFVLILFYRKSNRINSLEKKWIVLLRAFIFSLLIFALTLPEMLLPIKGENVIFLVDRSASMKGSEEQILTWINKSVQSKNKMDSYAIVSTGNHAAVEQSLTKMGDPIQEFSTQVGGDNTNIEQGIQLASALIPNHQKGRIILFSDGNETNGKAIEAAKLLKHQNIELDYVDVSGESGSDVALTEFKAPASLYQGEKAQLKLIANSTTNKAATVRISLNNREIMKKQVEVNKGENEFTFSHEVDETGMFVYKAEIIADDEAYLENNELFAVSNVKGIPKALIVQGEGNEQLSNILRSSNIQVDLLTAKQLPTTLSGYLPYQSIIFDNVDATSIGEKQMKIIEKAVKEFGVGFVMTGGENSFGLGGYFKTPIEKLLPVTMDIKGKKKMPTLGLVIVMDRSGSMSGQKLSLAKEAAARSVELMREEDTLGFIAFDDRPWVIVETEPIRDKKKVMKKIRSVTEGGGTEIYTSLKMAYDELMPLKLQRKHIILLTDGQSSNADYETLIEEGKKENITISTVALGQDADIRLLESLAEYGSGRFYNVTDSTVIPSILSRETVMASRTYIEDNPFYPVIQPYPDWLKHFKNGVPQMNAYIAVTPKQTAQVSVVSEKEDPILAEWQYGLGKTIAYTSDTSGKWAGDWARWNEWPNFWSHLVTKTFPSYENIPYDMRVTEENGKTLLQLKSNEAAILPLEAVVVSQSGNEMNVQTKMVAPGEYELKMEDTPGMYFLMVKQHTGEETEQAFQTGFTIPYSKEYLLKEVNQPFLKDLAGVVNGKELENEQAAFSPTIGESYHRRPIAEWLLLTAFLVFFIEIALRRFGFQPLIKLKNRNVKDKQETTVNPIQTLINTKKQKSKPKIVLNRRTEEKQTEKRHKEKKEEKPYPKTEGSDQEDRMQRLLNAKKGKRR; from the coding sequence GTGCACATAGACGTTAAATATCCCATCCTGTTTCTATTAATGATTCCCGTTATATTTGTCTTAATTTTGTTTTACCGTAAATCAAATAGAATCAATTCGTTAGAAAAGAAATGGATTGTTTTATTGCGTGCATTCATCTTTTCCCTTTTAATTTTTGCTTTAACCTTACCTGAAATGCTATTGCCGATAAAAGGAGAAAATGTCATTTTTCTCGTAGATCGTTCAGCAAGTATGAAGGGTTCGGAAGAGCAAATTCTAACATGGATTAATAAAAGTGTTCAAAGTAAGAATAAGATGGATTCCTATGCCATTGTATCGACTGGTAATCATGCAGCTGTTGAGCAATCTTTAACAAAAATGGGGGATCCAATACAAGAATTTTCAACACAAGTTGGCGGGGATAATACAAATATTGAGCAAGGAATACAGCTCGCCTCAGCCTTAATTCCTAATCATCAAAAAGGAAGAATCATCTTGTTTTCAGATGGGAATGAAACGAATGGAAAAGCTATAGAGGCAGCAAAACTTTTAAAACATCAAAATATTGAACTTGATTATGTGGATGTATCTGGTGAATCAGGTAGTGATGTTGCATTGACAGAATTCAAAGCTCCTGCATCTTTATACCAAGGGGAAAAAGCCCAGTTAAAACTAATTGCTAATAGTACAACAAATAAGGCAGCTACTGTTCGAATCTCTTTAAATAATCGTGAAATAATGAAAAAACAGGTAGAAGTCAATAAAGGTGAAAATGAATTTACTTTTTCACATGAGGTAGACGAGACTGGAATGTTTGTATATAAGGCAGAGATTATTGCTGATGATGAAGCATATTTAGAAAATAATGAACTATTTGCTGTGTCGAATGTCAAAGGAATACCAAAGGCTCTAATTGTACAAGGTGAAGGTAATGAACAATTATCGAATATCCTGAGGTCTTCAAATATTCAGGTAGATTTACTCACCGCGAAACAATTACCAACCACATTATCTGGTTACTTACCTTATCAATCAATAATTTTTGATAATGTAGATGCAACCTCCATTGGTGAAAAGCAAATGAAAATTATTGAAAAAGCAGTAAAGGAATTTGGCGTGGGCTTCGTGATGACAGGAGGAGAGAATAGTTTTGGTCTGGGGGGCTATTTTAAAACACCTATAGAAAAACTTCTTCCTGTAACGATGGATATTAAAGGGAAGAAAAAAATGCCAACTCTTGGATTAGTGATTGTCATGGATCGTTCAGGCAGTATGAGTGGGCAAAAACTTTCTTTAGCAAAAGAAGCGGCTGCAAGATCAGTAGAGTTAATGCGTGAAGAAGATACACTTGGCTTTATTGCCTTTGATGATCGACCATGGGTCATAGTTGAGACCGAACCGATCAGAGATAAGAAAAAGGTAATGAAAAAAATTCGTTCTGTCACTGAAGGCGGTGGTACGGAGATTTATACATCATTAAAAATGGCTTATGATGAATTAATGCCATTAAAGTTACAGAGGAAGCATATTATTTTATTAACAGATGGACAATCCTCTAATGCGGATTATGAAACACTTATTGAGGAAGGGAAAAAAGAAAATATTACGATCTCAACGGTTGCCTTAGGACAAGATGCGGATATTCGATTATTAGAAAGCTTAGCTGAATATGGTTCAGGTCGATTTTATAACGTAACCGACTCAACTGTAATCCCTAGTATACTATCACGTGAAACAGTTATGGCATCGAGAACCTATATAGAGGATAATCCTTTTTATCCAGTCATTCAGCCTTATCCAGATTGGCTCAAGCATTTTAAGAATGGGGTTCCACAAATGAATGCCTATATTGCAGTGACACCTAAACAAACTGCTCAAGTTTCCGTTGTAAGTGAAAAAGAGGATCCGATTTTAGCAGAATGGCAATATGGGCTTGGAAAAACAATTGCCTATACCTCAGATACTAGCGGAAAATGGGCAGGTGATTGGGCACGCTGGAATGAGTGGCCAAACTTTTGGAGTCATCTCGTCACAAAGACTTTTCCATCCTATGAAAATATTCCTTATGATATGAGGGTAACAGAAGAAAATGGCAAGACATTGCTTCAATTAAAATCCAATGAAGCAGCCATTTTACCATTAGAGGCAGTAGTCGTTTCTCAATCGGGGAATGAGATGAACGTCCAAACTAAAATGGTTGCCCCAGGCGAATATGAATTAAAGATGGAGGATACTCCAGGTATGTACTTTTTAATGGTTAAACAGCATACCGGAGAGGAGACAGAACAGGCTTTTCAAACAGGATTTACCATTCCATATTCAAAAGAGTATTTATTAAAGGAAGTAAATCAACCATTTTTGAAAGATTTGGCAGGGGTAGTGAATGGTAAAGAATTAGAAAATGAACAAGCTGCTTTTTCACCAACTATAGGGGAATCTTATCATAGACGTCCAATTGCTGAATGGTTGCTGTTAACAGCTTTTCTAGTATTCTTTATTGAAATTGCATTAAGAAGATTCGGATTTCAACCACTTATAAAGTTGAAAAATCGTAATGTGAAAGATAAACAAGAAACTACAGTAAATCCCATTCAAACACTAATCAATACGAAAAAACAAAAAAGTAAGCCGAAAATAGTGTTAAATAGACGAACAGAGGAGAAGCAAACGGAAAAAAGACATAAAGAGAAAAAAGAAGAAAAACCTTATCCAAAAACAGAAGGTTCCGATCAAGAAGATAGAATGCAGCGATTATTAAATGCAAAAAAAGGAAAAAGAAGATAA
- a CDS encoding vWA domain-containing protein, whose protein sequence is MGVTNPIYFLLTIFIAGVIIFYLFRKQYEKKIIPSNLFWDQVMNEWQASPWIEKLQKNLLLWLQLAILTLLMFALINPFWLKKGIEGEHFIFIIDTSASMSARNGVETRFQLAKKEISNLVNQLNGQDVTLITIGNEAKIELKNETNFNLIQSKIKELSLSYQTSNMNKAVLLADSLTGKDHTSIHIFSDAVTKDTVPKMKNKIPLHVHNVGKNGDNLSLLSFGVTKKKEKIIGAGVIKNQSNREQKVEFFIQNNDDTLFSKKLIIPANGQKIIEVPDLVVKDYYTAKIVANDIYPIDNTRTAVYSKSLSKLYAVGEVNQFVIKGFQTIGIPVTQISEKDWNEESSDGIILMEGRSSETWPRSPLIIFNPQKGKEIALKRSISVIDDPLLQYVEFDQTYIQKGTKTNHPYLETLARSGDLPLLEKGEYMGNRVVSIDFAIEDSDWPLKPGFPIFLYQSFQWLSEQQHFKGFFLPGEKKWMSTSGNSDWKVFDESGKFLSSYQLDKESFVAPKKPGLYQIIAGDQSMYISVVLDEEEQSVQVEPSFVMNQPKDQVSQSTKATKYSFLWFWLTVAAFIILLIEWEVYSRAHRR, encoded by the coding sequence ATGGGTGTAACGAATCCAATCTATTTTCTATTAACTATATTTATAGCGGGAGTCATTATTTTTTATTTATTTCGAAAACAATACGAGAAAAAAATAATCCCATCCAATTTATTTTGGGATCAGGTAATGAATGAGTGGCAAGCATCCCCATGGATTGAAAAACTGCAAAAAAACTTATTATTATGGCTGCAATTGGCGATTCTTACACTTTTAATGTTTGCCCTTATTAATCCTTTTTGGTTGAAAAAAGGGATAGAGGGTGAGCATTTCATCTTTATTATCGATACGTCAGCATCTATGTCGGCAAGAAACGGGGTAGAAACGAGATTTCAATTAGCAAAAAAGGAAATAAGTAATTTAGTCAATCAACTTAATGGACAAGATGTTACTTTAATTACTATTGGAAATGAAGCGAAAATTGAATTGAAAAATGAAACAAATTTTAACTTGATCCAATCAAAAATTAAAGAGCTATCGCTATCTTATCAAACTAGTAATATGAATAAGGCGGTGCTATTAGCTGATTCGCTGACAGGAAAAGATCATACGTCTATACATATTTTTTCTGATGCTGTAACAAAAGATACTGTACCGAAAATGAAGAATAAGATTCCCCTTCATGTTCATAATGTCGGAAAAAATGGTGATAATCTATCCCTACTATCCTTTGGAGTGACAAAGAAGAAGGAAAAAATCATTGGTGCTGGGGTCATTAAAAATCAAAGCAATCGAGAACAGAAGGTAGAATTTTTTATTCAGAATAACGATGATACACTTTTTTCAAAAAAGTTAATCATTCCAGCAAATGGTCAAAAGATTATTGAGGTTCCGGACCTAGTTGTAAAAGATTATTATACAGCTAAAATTGTAGCAAATGATATATATCCGATTGATAATACAAGAACGGCTGTCTATTCAAAATCACTCTCAAAGCTATATGCGGTCGGAGAAGTGAATCAGTTTGTTATTAAAGGTTTTCAGACGATTGGAATCCCTGTTACGCAGATATCGGAAAAGGATTGGAATGAAGAAAGTTCGGATGGAATTATTTTAATGGAGGGAAGATCGTCAGAAACATGGCCACGTTCACCTTTAATTATATTCAATCCACAAAAAGGGAAGGAAATTGCTCTTAAACGTTCTATCTCTGTGATAGATGATCCATTACTGCAATATGTTGAGTTTGATCAAACCTATATTCAAAAGGGAACAAAGACAAACCATCCTTATCTAGAAACGCTTGCTAGAAGTGGTGATTTACCATTGTTAGAAAAAGGTGAATATATGGGAAACCGTGTGGTCAGTATTGATTTTGCAATTGAAGATTCCGATTGGCCACTAAAGCCGGGGTTTCCAATCTTTTTATATCAATCCTTTCAATGGCTATCTGAACAACAACATTTCAAAGGTTTTTTCCTACCGGGTGAAAAGAAATGGATGTCTACAAGTGGAAACTCTGACTGGAAAGTATTTGATGAATCTGGGAAGTTTTTAAGCTCTTATCAATTGGACAAAGAAAGCTTTGTAGCCCCGAAAAAACCGGGTCTTTATCAAATTATTGCCGGTGACCAATCCATGTATATTTCAGTTGTTTTGGATGAAGAAGAACAGTCGGTGCAGGTCGAACCATCATTTGTTATGAATCAGCCGAAGGATCAAGTAAGTCAATCTACAAAGGCAACGAAGTATTCATTCCTTTGGTTTTGGTTAACAGTGGCTGCCTTTATTATTTTATTGATTGAATGGGAGGTTTATAGTCGTGCACATAGACGTTAA
- a CDS encoding DUF58 domain-containing protein, producing the protein MNGVSNELLGRLRKTTLVVQTRKRGAHKGLRRSHKFGSSLEFSDFRAYQPGDDLRQIDWNIYGRTQKHYIKRYLDEQEVKTAIYLDCTKSVSIIPSKWERAKQLAATLSYIALSNEDQVSFTPVANGNPRVIQRKGAVQAKATLFDIINLSNESTSLTFTESLHTQLLKDKQLTIIITDGLEALEKYEAVLKKLAFLNGDVWFIQMLNKLELEPDYQGDVKLIDSETSSELNISMRPKIISQYEQRLHEHLKNLKKICDKYGFRYLLVNDEKTVDEILLRDCISHGWIR; encoded by the coding sequence ATGAACGGCGTTTCAAACGAACTATTAGGAAGGCTGCGAAAAACGACATTAGTGGTTCAAACGAGAAAACGTGGTGCACATAAAGGATTAAGACGATCTCATAAATTTGGTTCATCATTAGAATTTTCGGATTTTCGTGCTTACCAACCAGGTGATGATTTGAGACAAATTGATTGGAATATTTATGGTCGCACTCAAAAGCACTATATTAAAAGGTACTTGGATGAACAGGAAGTGAAAACTGCCATCTATTTAGACTGTACAAAGTCGGTTAGCATCATCCCTAGCAAATGGGAACGAGCGAAACAGCTAGCTGCTACACTTAGCTATATCGCATTATCAAACGAAGATCAAGTATCATTCACTCCTGTTGCCAATGGTAATCCACGAGTCATTCAACGGAAAGGTGCTGTTCAGGCGAAGGCAACTTTATTTGACATTATCAATCTTTCAAATGAATCGACTTCTCTAACATTTACAGAATCATTGCATACACAACTGCTGAAAGATAAACAGCTGACGATTATTATTACAGATGGATTAGAAGCATTAGAGAAATATGAGGCAGTGCTAAAGAAATTAGCTTTTCTCAATGGCGATGTTTGGTTTATTCAAATGCTAAATAAGCTAGAACTAGAGCCGGATTACCAGGGTGATGTGAAATTGATTGATAGTGAGACATCTAGTGAATTGAATATAAGTATGCGTCCCAAAATAATAAGCCAATATGAGCAGCGTCTACATGAACATCTTAAAAACTTAAAAAAAATATGTGATAAATATGGCTTTCGCTACCTACTAGTAAATGACGAAAAAACAGTGGATGAAATCCTTCTGCGAGATTGCATTTCCCATGGTTGGATTAGATGA
- a CDS encoding AAA family ATPase yields MQERTKEEIFQEATELLRQTKEEIQSFIVGQSEVIDQVLWTIFAGGHALLEGLPGLGKTMLIRTISEVIDLSFSRIQFTPDLMPSDITGTMIIEPDEVGKQQFVFHRGPLFSHIVLADEINRATPKTQSALLESMAEKTITILGDTKTLEAPFFVLATQNPIDMEGTYPLPEAQMDRFISKINVEYPSKEELKEIILRTTGTENPPLNKVMLRSDVLTIQKLVKEILVSDEILNFAVNLVTATHPLSENAPDKVNQYVQLGSGPRGLQSLIQMAKARALFAGRFHVSIGDIKQVANPVLRHRLLLNFEGEAAGVQSDALIHECIEAAQRAGVVSK; encoded by the coding sequence ATGCAAGAGAGAACAAAAGAAGAAATTTTTCAGGAAGCTACTGAGTTGCTCAGGCAAACGAAAGAAGAAATTCAATCATTCATAGTTGGTCAATCAGAAGTAATTGACCAAGTGCTGTGGACTATATTTGCTGGTGGTCACGCATTATTAGAGGGTCTTCCCGGTCTTGGTAAGACGATGCTGATTCGTACCATTTCAGAGGTTATCGATCTTTCCTTTTCGCGGATTCAATTTACACCTGATCTCATGCCCTCCGATATTACGGGAACAATGATCATTGAACCAGATGAAGTAGGGAAACAGCAATTTGTCTTTCATCGTGGACCGCTATTTTCTCATATCGTTTTAGCGGATGAGATTAATCGGGCTACGCCCAAAACGCAAAGTGCTTTGCTTGAGTCGATGGCAGAAAAAACCATCACGATACTTGGAGATACAAAAACATTGGAAGCTCCATTCTTTGTGTTAGCCACTCAAAATCCAATTGATATGGAAGGAACCTATCCTCTACCAGAGGCCCAAATGGATCGATTTATTAGTAAAATTAATGTCGAATATCCATCAAAGGAAGAGTTAAAAGAAATTATTTTAAGAACAACAGGTACGGAAAATCCTCCACTAAATAAGGTGATGTTGCGTTCTGATGTTCTAACTATCCAAAAGCTTGTAAAAGAAATTCTTGTTTCAGATGAAATTCTTAATTTTGCAGTGAATCTCGTTACGGCAACTCATCCACTTTCAGAGAATGCGCCGGATAAGGTGAATCAGTATGTTCAATTAGGGAGTGGTCCTCGTGGATTGCAAAGCCTTATTCAAATGGCGAAAGCACGTGCTTTGTTCGCGGGACGTTTCCATGTCTCAATAGGTGATATTAAGCAAGTCGCCAATCCTGTTCTTAGACATCGCTTATTGCTTAATTTTGAAGGAGAGGCCGCAGGAGTTCAGTCAGATGCATTGATACATGAATGTATCGAAGCTGCCCAGAGAGCTGGAGTTGTATCCAAATGA
- a CDS encoding ABC transporter permease, producing the protein MKSFLINPVLNKEFKLRFRSLKTFIGLFAYLLAIALIVIGFILLMTEFRGSSYFRPEQSRELFVMLSFIQLALILFITPGLTAGVISGEREKQTLNILLTTVQSSTSIILSKLFSSFLYLLLLIVASLPLYSMVFLFGGVAPATLLAVFGLYVFTIIVFASIGVFFSTIIRKTIVSIVTTYGVTLLLAGGTAFLFMIVLSMTQMHNYTVQTPPTNPAGYFIAMFNAPMVLAGIVMPEIVDEIYRTTGIDFPLWISHIICYSIIVLLCLFLSIRKLRPNMKVKK; encoded by the coding sequence TTGAAGTCCTTTCTTATTAATCCAGTTTTGAATAAAGAGTTTAAACTAAGGTTTCGCTCTTTGAAAACATTTATCGGGTTATTCGCATACCTCCTAGCCATAGCATTGATTGTCATCGGATTTATACTTTTGATGACAGAATTCAGGGGGAGCAGTTATTTCCGTCCTGAACAAAGTAGGGAATTATTTGTCATGCTATCCTTTATACAGCTAGCACTTATTCTGTTTATCACACCTGGTTTAACCGCAGGTGTGATTAGTGGGGAAAGGGAAAAGCAAACCTTAAATATATTATTAACAACTGTACAAAGCTCAACGAGCATTATTTTAAGCAAACTTTTTTCATCATTCTTGTATTTGCTTTTATTAATTGTCGCAAGTTTGCCACTATATAGTATGGTATTTCTCTTCGGTGGAGTGGCACCTGCGACATTGCTTGCTGTATTTGGTTTATATGTGTTTACAATAATTGTCTTTGCGAGTATCGGGGTATTCTTTTCGACAATTATCCGGAAAACCATTGTATCAATTGTAACCACATATGGAGTTACACTTCTATTAGCAGGAGGTACAGCTTTTTTATTTATGATCGTACTAAGCATGACCCAAATGCACAACTATACGGTGCAAACTCCACCAACCAATCCAGCAGGTTATTTTATTGCGATGTTTAATGCACCAATGGTATTGGCAGGTATTGTTATGCCCGAAATTGTTGATGAGATTTACAGAACTACAGGCATTGACTTCCCATTATGGATTAGCCATATCATTTGCTATTCAATCATTGTTTTACTTTGTTTATTTTTAAGCATTCGTAAGCTTAGACCTAATATGAAAGTGAAAAAATAG
- a CDS encoding ABC transporter ATP-binding protein — MIEIHNLTKKYGAFTALDTLNLTIGKGCVFGFVGQNGAGKSTTFSILATLLSPTSGTAYINGFNITKEPKQVRKQIGYMPDFFGVYDHLKADEYLDFYGASYGIDTKTRQKLIPQLLELVNLSHKQHSYVDVLSRGMKQRLCLARSLIHDPEVLILDEPASGLDPRARVEMREILKELKSMGKTILISSHILPELAEMCDEIGVIDNGKLVAHGSVAEIQKQLQAEKIIIVKVNQQRDLAIAFFEDHPKVSQMEKLEDEYSFQFFFNGNDEEQSQLLRHAILQEIQIISFKEFETNLEDVFMEITKGVE, encoded by the coding sequence ATGATTGAAATTCATAATTTGACTAAAAAATATGGCGCATTTACTGCATTAGATACTTTAAATTTAACAATTGGAAAAGGATGCGTTTTCGGTTTTGTTGGGCAAAATGGTGCTGGTAAATCGACCACTTTTTCAATCTTGGCGACATTGCTATCTCCTACTTCAGGGACTGCCTATATTAATGGCTTTAATATTACAAAGGAACCAAAACAAGTTCGCAAACAAATAGGATATATGCCTGATTTCTTTGGTGTATATGATCACTTAAAAGCTGATGAATATTTAGATTTTTACGGTGCAAGCTACGGAATTGATACAAAAACAAGGCAGAAATTAATTCCTCAATTACTTGAGCTTGTTAATTTATCACATAAACAGCATTCCTATGTCGATGTCCTATCACGTGGGATGAAACAGAGACTATGTTTGGCAAGATCTTTGATCCATGATCCAGAAGTGCTTATTTTGGATGAACCTGCATCAGGCTTAGACCCAAGAGCAAGAGTCGAAATGAGAGAAATTCTAAAGGAATTAAAATCAATGGGTAAAACCATTTTGATTTCTTCGCATATCTTGCCAGAATTAGCTGAGATGTGTGATGAAATTGGTGTGATTGACAATGGTAAGCTTGTAGCACATGGATCTGTTGCAGAGATACAAAAGCAATTGCAAGCAGAGAAAATAATTATTGTTAAGGTTAATCAACAGCGAGATCTAGCCATTGCCTTTTTTGAAGACCATCCGAAAGTATCTCAAATGGAAAAATTAGAGGATGAATACAGCTTCCAGTTTTTCTTTAATGGGAATGATGAAGAACAGTCACAGTTGTTAAGACATGCAATTTTACAGGAAATACAGATTATTAGCTTTAAAGAGTTTGAAACGAATTTAGAAGATGTCTTTATGGAAATTACGAAAGGGGTGGAGTAA
- a CDS encoding ABC transporter ATP-binding protein, producing MKNVSWKREEKWILKEFSWEVNEGEHWCLLGLNGSGKTTLLNMINGYIWPTKGEVHVLNHSFGRTDIRELRKSIGWVSSSLQQKIPDHEIVEDIVLSGKFASIGLYENANKKDKDQALQLLSLFNCDHLTMRRYETLSQGERQRILIARAMMASPKLLILDEPCTGLDIISREHFLQTIERLAKQPDGPTLIYVTHHVEEVLPCFEKMILLKNGEIFQSGATKTLLNAQNLSEFFQVPITVDQKENRSWLSLGETVKTK from the coding sequence ATGAAGAATGTTTCGTGGAAACGGGAAGAGAAGTGGATTTTGAAGGAATTTTCATGGGAAGTGAATGAAGGGGAACATTGGTGTCTATTAGGTCTTAATGGCTCTGGAAAAACCACTCTTTTAAATATGATTAATGGATATATATGGCCGACAAAGGGGGAGGTTCACGTATTAAATCATTCTTTTGGTCGTACGGATATTCGCGAACTCCGTAAATCAATCGGCTGGGTCAGTTCTTCTTTACAGCAAAAAATACCTGATCACGAGATTGTTGAGGATATTGTACTAAGTGGAAAGTTTGCTAGTATTGGTTTGTATGAAAATGCAAATAAAAAAGATAAAGATCAGGCACTTCAATTACTATCATTATTTAATTGTGATCATTTAACGATGCGAAGATATGAAACCTTATCACAAGGTGAGCGGCAACGCATTTTGATTGCTAGGGCGATGATGGCGTCTCCTAAACTATTAATTCTTGATGAACCGTGTACGGGTTTAGATATTATATCAAGAGAGCATTTTTTACAAACCATTGAACGTTTAGCGAAACAGCCAGATGGACCAACATTAATTTATGTAACTCATCATGTCGAGGAAGTTCTTCCATGCTTCGAAAAGATGATATTGTTAAAAAATGGTGAGATCTTTCAATCAGGTGCCACGAAAACTCTATTAAATGCTCAAAATTTATCTGAATTTTTTCAAGTACCAATAACTGTTGATCAAAAGGAGAATAGATCTTGGCTTTCCTTAGGAGAAACGGTCAAAACAAAATAG